The following coding sequences lie in one Arachis hypogaea cultivar Tifrunner chromosome 9, arahy.Tifrunner.gnm2.J5K5, whole genome shotgun sequence genomic window:
- the LOC112712556 gene encoding uncharacterized protein — protein MAMAAGNIDQQQQEEEGGELRIPVLTVLKNNSILKNIFIVVNIDSTVLIGRHHKCDVVLAHPSVSRFHLRIFCHPSSRSLSLTDLSSVHGTWLNGTKLQAGVSVLMNEGDTFTVGVSSRVYRLSWIPFTRAFDSHIPFVFQFNANLPHNQQQQLEMIKEVSFSTEEIQSVDLITDSENSLLLEQSEERNQHFKDETFGVQNDPMETETSHFSVKFDSDNEQFEHRNQVLLPPFMQSVDEVCSTEKTEACPEAELLEETNLLCTLREYFTESLCLPVVEALQGTTMQQFQTPHNSANTQFPLRRQEASIEEHCSSFLTNIDSESIDGKSVASVTAISRESECTMGVNDKIEGSGERFFSSENSSLLVEAVDVNSISDGEEQEKCCEELSNLQAHQNEQGDSLDGIVDDTGSKSASSVCLTLDPVERLTTQVPPEAALNVTSKKEMQTLQSLIAVAGCCEVEMLESHAEATECGNICHMKGLPLDEADEDIGNKYSSGSINPISIMVESVTSSVPQEADLLITTKKEDQNMQSLIAAVGNSDNEVFESFEEAKVMVKSFHEQVHLPHETIQEEPVDSPAPQEVILKITSDEENRTLQPLSAVTGSSEIEIIESGLEAMEGAKYSYRQGHPMDEAVKDIGNDCSGSIYPISVLNESVNSSVTDQADIKITNNMGNQTPKSRIPLKGFSEKRTLHSCVNATERSSAFVNIWLRGGKAASSPQVRARRIRCMSTTNVYTEVEMSCEKDIMNKSLPKKDLFSVFDTEEKIFAQNKENFSPNMPFVRSNGNHPKSQRSSCSEVNSSPNINSNESISSISYKENKAPKVVQARKSRRKALECCTNWNEKQDTMKLKKKKERPIQSLVNSSGKLKSESSGPVSDAKSIDGGSCAPVSDNCTKPCHFNGEQKRSWDMVVDTASLLNKESRKALQLLQGLNGTRLIIPRLVIRELESMRRQFGIFKRVSEASFALEWIKECMVNTTGWIHIESSMEDRRMVAPMPSTSPQTQFVEEEISILGPYISKKMASPTVEDHILDCALLLRKGDNNRQLVLLSDVVPLKIKSMAEGLLCETVREFQQSLVNPFSQRFMWTNSTPRGLTWSYQDDVVLREKYCGLPSKAGLKLITEQYLYSQA, from the exons ATGGCAATGGCAGCTGGGAACATTGACCAGcagcaacaagaagaagaagggggagaaTTGAGAATCCCGGTTTTGACTGTTCTCAAGAACAACTCGATCCTCAAGAACATCTTCATCGTCGTCAACATCGATTCAACCGTCCTAATTGGCCGCCACCACAAATGCGACGTCGTTCTCGCTCACCCAAGTGTCAGCCGCTTCCACCTCCGCATCTTCTGCCACCCTTCTTCCCGTTCTCTCTCCCTCACCGACCTCTCTTCTG TACATGGAACGTGGCTCAATGGCACCAAGCTTCAGGCAGGAGTCAGTGTTCTCATGAACGAAGGTGACACCTTCACCGTTGGGGTTTCCTCTAGGGTTTATCGTCTCTCTTGGATTCCCTTTACTCGCGCTTTTGATTCGCATATCCCCTTTGTCTTCCAATTCAATGCAAATTTGCCCcacaatcaacaacaacaattggAGATGATTAAG GAGGTGAGTTTTTCTACAGAAGAAATTCAATCGGTGGATTTGATTACAGACTCTGAAAATTCTCTGTTACTGGAACAAAGTGAAGAAAGAAATCAGCATTTTAAAGATGAAACATTTGGAGTTCAGAATGACCCTATGGAAACTGAAACATCACATTTTTCTGTGAAATTTGATAGTGATAATGAACAATTTGAACATCGGAACCAAGTACTATTACCACCTTTCATGCAATCAGTTGATGAAGTTTGCAGCACAGAGAAGACTGAAGCTTGTCCTGAAGCAGAATTGCTTGAGGAAACTAATTTGCTTTGCACATTGAGAGAGTATTTTACAGAGAGCTTATGTCTGCCTGTTGTGGAAGCACTCCAGGGGACAACAATGCAACAATTTCAAACTCCACACAATTCAGCTAATACGCAATTTCCACTTAGGAGGCAGGAGGCTTCCATAGAAGAGCATTGCTCTAGCTTTCTGACTAATATTGATTCAGAATCTATTGATGGAAAAAGTGTAGCTTCAGTAACTGCAATATCTAGAGAATCTGAATGCACAATGGGAGTTAATGACAAGATTGAAGGTTCTGGAGAAAGATTTTTCAGTTCTGAGAATTCATCTCTGCTAGTTGAAGCAGTTGATGTGAATTCAATATCTGATGGAGAAGAGCAAGAGAAATGTTGTGAAGAGTTGTCAAATTTGCAGGCACACCAGAATGAACAAGGGGACTCATTGGATGGAATAGTTGACGATACTGGGAGCAAATCCGCAAGCAGCGTTTGCCTCACATTAGATCCGGTAGAACGGTTGACTACTCAGGTGCCTCCAGAAGCTGCTTTAAATGTTACAAGCAAGAAAGAGATGCAGACACTGCAATCGCTCATTGCCGTAGCAGGGTGCTGTGAGGTGGAAATGCTTGAAAGCCATGCAGAAGCAACAGAGTGCGGTAACATTTGTCACATGAAAGGGCTCCCTCTGGATGAAGCAGATGAAGATATTGGAAACAAGTATTCTTCTGGTAGTATCAATCCCATATCAATTATGGTAGAGTCAGTGACTTCTTCTGTGCCTCAGGAAGCTGATTTACTTATCACAACCAAGAAAGAGGACCAGAACATGCAATCTCTTATTGCCGCCGTAGGAAACTCTGATAATGAAGTCTTTGAAAGTTTTGAAGAAGCGAAAGTGATGGTTAAATCTTTTCATGAGCAAGTGCACTTGCCACATGAAACAATTCAAGAAGAACCTGTGGATTCTCCAGCACCTCAGGAAGTTATTCTAAAGATTACAAGTGATGAAGAGAACCGGACCCTACAACCTCTCAGTGCTGTGACAGGAAGCTCTGAGATAGAAATAATTGAAAGTGGTTTAGAAGCAATGGAAGGTGCTAAATATTCCTACAGGCAAGGGCACCCAATGGATGAAGCAGTCAAAGATATTGGAAATGATTGCTCAGGTAGCATCTATCCCATATCAGTTCTGAATGAATCAGTGAATTCCTCAGTCACTGATCAAGCTGATATAAAGATTACAAACAACATGGGAAACCAGACACCAAAATCTCGCATTCCTTTGAAAGGATTCTCTGAGAAGAGAACTCTTCACAGCTGTGTAAACGCAACAGAGAGAAGTTCAGCCTTTGTTAATATTTGGTTACGAGGAGGTAAGGCTGCTAGTTCTCCTCAGGTTCGAGCTAGAAGGATTAGATGTATGAGCACAACTAATGTTTATACTGAAGTTGAGATGAGTTGTGAGAAGGATATCATGAACAAATCATTACCCAAGAAAGATCTTTTCTCTGTTTTTGACACTGAAGAAAAAATATTTGCTCAAAATAAGGAAAACTTCAGCCCAAATATGCCGTTCGTGAGAAGTAACGGAAACCATCCTAAGTCACAAAGGTCATCCTGTTCAGAGGTTAATTCTAGTCCCAACATCAATTCAAATGAAAGCATAAGTTCCATTTCATACAAAGAGAATAAGGCCCCAAAAGTAGTTCAAGCTCGGAAGTCACGAAGAAAAGCCCTTGAATGTTGTACCAACTGGAATGAGAAACAAGATACtatgaaattgaagaagaagaaagagaggccCATCCAATCACTAGTGAATTCTTCAGGCAAGCTCAAGTCAGAGTCTTCTGGTCCTGTTTCTGATGCAAAAAGCATTGATGGTGGTAGTTGTGCACCAGTTTCAGACAATTGCACTAAACCCTGT CATTTTAATGGAGAACAAAAACGAAGCTGGGATATGGTTGTGGACACTGCATCTCTTCTGAACAAGGAGTCAAGGAAAGCTTTGCAGCTTTTACAAGGTCTCAATGGGACTCGTTTAATCATTCCAAGATTGG TTATAAGGGAACTGGAAAGTATGAGGAGACAATTTGGAATCTTTAAAAGAGTGTCGGAGGCTTCTTTCGCATTGGAATGGATCAAAGAATGCATGGTGAACACAACCGGGTGGATTCATATCGAAAGCTCAATGGAGGACCGCAGGATGGTCGCTCCAATGCCATCTACTTCACCTCAGACTCAATTTGTTGAAGAAGAGATTTCTATTCTAGGTCCCTACATCTCAAAGAAAATGGCTTCACCAACAGTTGAAGATCATATCCTTGACTGTGCTCTTCTACTTAGAAAAGGGGATAATAACAGACAACTTGTCCTGCTTAGTGATGTTGTCCCTTTGAAAATCAAATCCATGGCAGAG GGGTTGTTATGTGAGACAGTACGAGAATTTCAGCAAAGTTTAGTGAATCCCTTCTCCCAGAGATTCATGTGGACCAATAGCACTCCTAGAGGATTGACTTGGTCCTACCAAGatgatgtagttttgagggagaagTATTGTGGTTTGCCATCAAAGGCTGGTTTGAAACTCATCACTGAACAGTATTTGTACTCTCAAGCTTGA